In Pirellulales bacterium, a single genomic region encodes these proteins:
- a CDS encoding HTTM domain-containing protein — protein MSGVSKSSITTAGPRLPSWPGWLVQGLAIDVRSLAAFRVALATVVLIDLAERAADLTAHYTDAGVLPRAARIVMEHNETAAAGPWAWSLHMAAGTTGGQAALFLAAAVFGFALLIGYRTRLAAAASWLLTVSVCHRNPILLDAGDTILQAVLFWSMFLPLGAAASVDRRLRGGDPFAPREIRSLPGAALLLQICTIYWATAAEKSSPVWLTEHTALYYALSLDAFATPLGHRLLAYPRLLTWLTMAVYGLEWLGPAVAIFPLLKGLPRLFVVLAFWAFHLGTAATMELGALPWISMAIWTVFLPGILWDKLGWRLPGERPPRAPATPLTPRLLRHPDAPYRPPGKLVGAVVAAVGLYVAVWNINEVSARFEGRLRPGWKVPAYVLGLDQNWGMFAPPLTDDGWYEMRGVLADGSVVNLWDADQPLPRRKPANVAATYRNRRWLKYLMEIRLGWAPFLPEFADWLRRRWNERHADEAPHRRVKHIDIVYHIEKTLSPERSSTLIVPEILFEADYNLLALRNGHN, from the coding sequence ATGAGCGGCGTGTCAAAAAGTTCGATCACGACCGCCGGCCCGCGCCTGCCAAGCTGGCCCGGCTGGCTCGTCCAAGGCCTCGCGATCGACGTCCGCTCCTTGGCGGCCTTTCGCGTGGCCCTGGCCACGGTCGTGTTGATCGACCTTGCCGAGCGCGCCGCCGACCTGACGGCCCACTATACCGATGCGGGCGTGCTCCCGCGCGCGGCGCGAATCGTGATGGAGCACAATGAAACCGCGGCTGCCGGCCCTTGGGCCTGGTCGCTGCACATGGCCGCGGGAACCACCGGCGGCCAAGCAGCCCTGTTTCTGGCAGCCGCGGTTTTCGGATTCGCGCTGCTGATCGGCTACCGAACAAGACTGGCTGCCGCGGCAAGCTGGCTCCTGACGGTCAGCGTCTGCCACCGTAATCCGATTCTGCTCGACGCGGGCGACACGATCCTGCAGGCCGTCTTGTTCTGGTCGATGTTTTTGCCGCTGGGTGCCGCCGCCAGTGTCGACCGGCGGCTGCGGGGCGGTGATCCTTTTGCCCCGCGAGAGATTCGGTCGTTGCCGGGTGCGGCTCTGCTCTTGCAGATTTGCACGATCTACTGGGCGACGGCGGCTGAAAAGAGTTCTCCCGTCTGGCTCACGGAACACACGGCCCTCTACTACGCGCTTTCGCTCGATGCCTTTGCCACGCCGCTGGGACATCGGCTGCTGGCATATCCGCGGCTGCTCACCTGGTTGACGATGGCGGTCTACGGGCTGGAGTGGTTGGGACCCGCGGTTGCGATTTTTCCTCTGCTCAAAGGTCTGCCGCGACTGTTCGTGGTGCTTGCCTTCTGGGCGTTCCATTTGGGCACGGCGGCGACCATGGAGCTGGGCGCGCTGCCGTGGATTTCGATGGCGATATGGACCGTCTTTCTGCCTGGCATACTTTGGGACAAGCTCGGCTGGCGGCTGCCGGGCGAGCGCCCGCCGCGCGCACCTGCCACGCCGCTGACGCCACGGCTGTTGCGTCATCCCGACGCCCCGTACCGTCCACCGGGCAAGCTCGTCGGCGCCGTCGTCGCGGCGGTCGGGCTGTATGTGGCCGTCTGGAACATCAATGAAGTGTCGGCGAGATTCGAAGGCCGCTTGCGGCCGGGATGGAAGGTTCCCGCCTATGTGCTTGGCTTGGACCAGAACTGGGGCATGTTCGCTCCTCCGCTGACCGACGACGGTTGGTATGAGATGCGGGGCGTTTTGGCCGACGGCAGCGTGGTGAATCTGTGGGATGCCGACCAGCCGTTGCCACGCCGAAAACCGGCGAACGTCGCGGCGACCTATCGCAACCGGCGTTGGCTGAAGTACCTCATGGAGATCCGCCTCGGCTGGGCCCCCTTTCTGCCCGAGTTTGCCGACTGGCTGCGCCGGCGGTGGAACGAGCGCCACGCGGACGAAGCGCCGCACCGCCGGGTGAAGCACATCGACATTGTCTATCATATTGAAAAGACGTTGTCGCCCGAGCGGAGCAGCACGCTGATTGTGCCCGAAATCTTGTTCGAGGCCGATTACAATTTGCTTGCTTTACGAAACGGCCACAACTAG
- the secD gene encoding protein translocase subunit SecD: MFAGQSGRISGWCTAAALALLAAAAIGWLAVDRASAQPLEEAPRRAPAEKGVPDPIGDLDRPIGTAKPGPAAAAANQVDESRMFFTLLMVAAVFIIPVVLANYLSKALRMPDHFFRMAVVLFAILGSTAATYFEWPPKLGIDLRGGVILIYEVEQKDFQEMDKLVAAVAKRVNPDGIKEVMVRPYGEREIEIILPEADQAEQERTRKIISQQGQMEFRIVADDRYDKSTIELARDPRFEEPKSEVFEGEPAPGEKPDVEAKWAPVSPEARYLANEPHFATRVNKKGEMEALVLVDQFNVTGDYLSTAIPSVDRFGKPAVSFGFNAKGARLFGKLTGANLPDPAHADLKRLLAIILDDRLRSAPAINSKIEERGEITGSFTQQEVEDLAAVLTAGRLPATLRKEPTSSLTTGPTLGRDTIQKGVYSMLVATVAVVLFMLAYYRFAGLVANLALLLNVLLIVAFMILFHAAFTLSGLAGLALTVGMAVDANVLIYERMREELGRGATLRMAIRNGFERATTTIVDANVTTLISAIVLYAIGTDQVKGFAVTLILGIVMNLFTAITFTRLLFDIAEKKRWITRLKMLHVLENPNFDFVGKRYAAIALSLILIGVGLVASFERGRGLLDIDFTGGVSVEALFEKPQNVADIRERVRDLPDVTVQDIHIGGEPLGKRFLIITSKSDIDETDLQQPGPKTNIEWVEEQLRLAFKDADHRLAYNHLSWSEVTAIAATDGTGPATASEKETKNSGATESKEGDGQEPEKDKDDDQAPSDGADKAKDEDSPADSPDEKDQSRFLPGDENLLALADDASGDETTVKADEPAGEEKPADTESETKAKAADTGSGEPTAEKREAARPSDKTVADAAPAGPFAGGSTVELSFTEPVDHTTLSERFDAALKATGHRLSTTVYKLDNPGYEKGSNKGFDKWTLKIDLAAADLKPVLEQVQRSFAEKPFFPSSNKVGASVAGNTQLQATYALLASLLLIVVYVWIRFQQVSFGVAAVLALVHDVLVALGGLALSYWLADLPFMETLLIEPFKINLPIIAAFLTIIGYSINDTIVIFDRIREVRGKSPDLSPELVNLCVNQTLSRTLLTSLTVFIVVLILYVFGGQGIHGFAFTLVVGTISGTYSTVYVATPLLIWMNQRRSAPSGPGGPTSKAAAVGR, translated from the coding sequence ATGTTCGCAGGACAATCTGGCCGGATTTCCGGCTGGTGTACCGCCGCAGCCTTGGCCTTGCTGGCCGCAGCCGCCATCGGTTGGTTGGCCGTCGACCGCGCATCGGCCCAGCCCCTCGAAGAAGCTCCGCGACGAGCGCCGGCCGAGAAGGGCGTGCCCGACCCCATCGGCGATCTCGATCGGCCCATCGGAACAGCCAAGCCGGGCCCGGCGGCCGCGGCGGCGAACCAGGTGGACGAGAGCCGGATGTTCTTCACGCTGCTGATGGTGGCGGCGGTGTTCATTATTCCGGTGGTGCTGGCCAACTATTTGAGCAAAGCGTTGCGGATGCCCGACCACTTTTTCCGCATGGCCGTGGTGCTGTTCGCGATTCTTGGCTCGACGGCGGCGACCTATTTCGAATGGCCGCCCAAGCTCGGCATCGACCTGCGGGGCGGCGTGATCCTGATCTACGAAGTCGAACAGAAAGACTTCCAAGAGATGGACAAGCTGGTGGCCGCGGTGGCCAAACGGGTCAACCCCGACGGCATCAAGGAAGTGATGGTCCGTCCCTACGGCGAGCGCGAGATCGAGATCATTCTTCCCGAAGCCGATCAGGCCGAGCAGGAACGCACGCGCAAGATCATCAGCCAGCAAGGGCAGATGGAATTCCGCATCGTGGCCGACGACCGGTACGACAAATCGACCATCGAGTTGGCCCGCGATCCGCGGTTCGAGGAGCCGAAATCGGAGGTCTTCGAAGGCGAACCGGCACCGGGCGAAAAGCCCGATGTCGAGGCAAAGTGGGCGCCGGTCTCCCCCGAGGCGCGCTATCTGGCCAACGAGCCGCACTTCGCCACCCGTGTGAACAAGAAAGGCGAGATGGAAGCGCTGGTGCTGGTCGACCAGTTCAACGTCACGGGCGACTACCTGAGCACGGCCATTCCCAGCGTCGATCGGTTCGGCAAGCCGGCGGTGTCGTTTGGTTTCAACGCCAAGGGAGCCAGGCTGTTTGGCAAGCTGACGGGCGCAAACCTGCCCGATCCCGCCCACGCCGATCTGAAGCGTCTCTTGGCCATCATTCTCGACGATCGCCTCCGATCGGCGCCGGCCATCAATAGCAAGATCGAGGAGCGCGGAGAGATTACCGGCAGCTTTACCCAGCAAGAAGTCGAAGATTTGGCCGCGGTGCTCACGGCCGGACGTCTGCCGGCGACGCTTCGCAAAGAACCGACCAGCAGCCTGACGACCGGACCCACGCTGGGGCGCGACACGATCCAAAAAGGCGTCTATTCGATGCTGGTGGCGACCGTGGCGGTGGTGCTGTTCATGTTGGCCTACTATCGTTTCGCCGGACTGGTGGCCAATCTGGCGTTGCTGTTGAACGTGCTGTTGATTGTGGCGTTCATGATTCTGTTCCATGCGGCCTTCACGCTATCCGGCCTGGCGGGACTGGCCCTGACCGTCGGGATGGCGGTCGATGCCAACGTGCTGATCTATGAACGCATGCGCGAAGAATTGGGCCGCGGGGCGACCTTGCGCATGGCCATCCGCAACGGCTTCGAACGGGCCACCACGACCATCGTCGACGCCAACGTCACGACGCTCATCTCGGCGATCGTGCTCTACGCCATCGGCACCGACCAGGTGAAAGGCTTCGCCGTCACGCTGATCCTCGGCATTGTGATGAACCTGTTCACGGCCATCACCTTCACGCGCCTGCTGTTCGACATAGCTGAGAAAAAACGCTGGATCACGCGGTTGAAAATGCTCCACGTGCTGGAGAACCCCAATTTCGATTTCGTCGGCAAGCGGTATGCGGCGATTGCTTTGTCGCTGATTCTGATCGGTGTCGGGCTGGTGGCGTCGTTCGAGCGCGGCCGCGGCCTGCTCGACATCGACTTCACGGGCGGCGTGTCGGTGGAAGCGCTGTTCGAAAAGCCGCAGAATGTCGCCGACATCCGCGAACGCGTGCGTGACTTGCCCGACGTCACGGTGCAAGACATTCACATCGGTGGCGAGCCGCTGGGCAAACGGTTCCTGATCATCACCTCCAAATCGGACATCGACGAGACGGACCTGCAGCAGCCGGGGCCGAAGACCAACATCGAGTGGGTCGAAGAGCAGCTCAGGCTGGCGTTTAAGGACGCGGACCATCGTCTGGCCTACAACCACCTGTCGTGGAGCGAAGTGACGGCGATTGCCGCAACGGACGGAACCGGGCCGGCAACCGCGTCTGAAAAGGAGACCAAGAATTCCGGGGCGACCGAATCGAAAGAAGGCGACGGCCAAGAGCCTGAAAAGGATAAGGATGACGATCAAGCTCCCTCCGACGGAGCCGACAAAGCCAAAGATGAAGACTCGCCCGCCGACTCGCCCGACGAGAAAGATCAGTCGCGGTTCTTGCCTGGCGATGAGAACTTGCTGGCGCTGGCCGATGACGCTTCCGGCGACGAAACGACCGTCAAAGCCGACGAACCGGCCGGCGAAGAAAAGCCCGCCGACACAGAAAGTGAAACGAAAGCAAAGGCGGCTGACACCGGCAGCGGCGAGCCGACCGCGGAGAAGCGCGAGGCCGCCCGTCCGTCGGACAAGACAGTTGCAGATGCCGCCCCGGCCGGTCCCTTCGCGGGCGGCTCGACGGTCGAGCTGAGTTTCACTGAGCCGGTCGACCATACGACGCTAAGCGAGCGGTTCGACGCCGCCTTGAAGGCGACCGGCCATCGTCTGTCAACCACAGTCTACAAGCTCGACAATCCGGGATATGAAAAGGGGAGCAATAAAGGATTCGACAAGTGGACCTTGAAGATCGACCTGGCTGCCGCGGATCTCAAGCCGGTGCTCGAACAGGTGCAGCGTTCGTTCGCCGAAAAGCCGTTCTTCCCGTCGTCGAACAAGGTCGGTGCCAGCGTGGCGGGCAACACGCAGCTTCAGGCCACCTATGCCTTGCTGGCCAGCCTGCTGCTGATCGTGGTCTACGTCTGGATTCGCTTCCAGCAGGTCAGCTTCGGCGTGGCCGCCGTGCTGGCCTTGGTGCATGACGTGCTGGTGGCGTTGGGCGGTCTGGCGCTCAGCTACTGGCTGGCGGACTTGCCGTTCATGGAGACGCTTTTGATCGAGCCGTTCAAGATCAACCTGCCGATCATCGCCGCGTTTCTGACCATTATCGGCTACTCGATCAACGACACGATCGTGATTTTCGACCGCATCCGCGAGGTGCGCGGCAAGAGTCCCGACCTCTCTCCGGAACTGGTCAACCTCTGCGTCAACCAGACGTTGAGCCGCACCTTGCTGACCTCGTTGACGGTCTTCATCGTGGTATTGATTCTTTACGTCTTCGGCGGGCAGGGTATCCACGGTTTCGCCTTCACACTGGTGGTGGGCACGATTTCCGGCACCTACAGCACGGTTTACGTTGCGACGCCGCTGTTGATCTGGATGAACCAACGACGAAGCGCGCCCAGTGGGCCTGGTGGCCCGACCAGCAAAGCCGCGGCGGTCGGCCGCTAG
- the yajC gene encoding preprotein translocase subunit YajC, whose protein sequence is MLFDLSISILLAQQEAAPTQFGPLMPIITIGTIFFLYMFIIQRPAMKREQDARNNLLNNLKKNDRIVTTGGIYGIVTNVQLDSDEVTVRVDETTNTKIKITRNAVQRVLGSDGKDKDTA, encoded by the coding sequence TTGTTATTTGACCTTTCGATCAGCATTCTGCTCGCTCAACAAGAGGCGGCGCCGACTCAGTTCGGCCCGTTGATGCCGATCATCACCATCGGCACGATCTTTTTCCTCTATATGTTCATCATCCAGCGGCCGGCCATGAAGCGCGAGCAGGACGCCCGCAACAATCTGCTGAACAACCTCAAGAAGAACGACCGCATCGTGACCACGGGCGGAATCTACGGCATCGTAACCAACGTGCAGCTCGACTCCGACGAGGTGACGGTCCGCGTCGATGAAACGACGAACACCAAGATCAAGATCACACGCAACGCCGTTCAGCGCGTGCTCGGCAGCGACGGCAAAGACAAAGACACAGCCTGA
- a CDS encoding YjhG/YagF family D-xylonate dehydratase: MSFSTDEILDSQQPELFDVASSAAGPAGALPLTGEMLREWPSGDLFGLSQNAGMGWPPQEMLGPQFLILSTQGGIRADDGRPIALGYHTGHWEVGLLAQAAARVLKAAGGVPFAAYCSDPCDGRTQGTTGMFDSLPYRNDAATLFRRLIRSLPTRRGVLGVATCDKGLPAMMMALAGSKNLPCVLVPGGVTLPPTEGEDAGKIQSLGARFSRGEVTLEEAADLSCRACASPGGGCQFLGTAATSQVVGEALGLALPHSALGPSGQPIWLDMARRSAKALWRLTERGVRSADILTDHAIHNAMVVHAAFGGSTNLLLHVPAIAFSAGLRRPTVDDWTQVNRRVPRLVDVLPNGPVGHPTVRVFLAGGVPEVMLHLRDLDLLALDALTVSGQTLGEVLDWWQRSDRRKQLRERLLKQDGVEPDDVIMSPERARERGLTSTVCFPRGNLAPEGSVIKSTAIDPRVVDADGVYRKLGPARVFVREKDAIAAIKGRTDRPIRSGDVIVLCCRGPMGTGMEEIYQITSALKHLSFGREVAVVTDARFSGVSTGACIGHVGPEALAGGPIGKVRDGDLIRIEVDRRELIGSVDLVGEAGQSLDADAGSRILASRPPRDDLAADPDLPDDTRLWAALQAASGGTWGGCVFDVERIVDLLDRSSRP; the protein is encoded by the coding sequence ATGTCCTTCTCCACAGACGAAATCCTCGACAGTCAGCAGCCCGAACTCTTCGACGTCGCCAGCAGCGCCGCCGGCCCCGCCGGGGCATTGCCACTCACGGGCGAAATGCTCCGCGAATGGCCCAGCGGCGATCTATTCGGCCTGTCGCAAAACGCCGGCATGGGCTGGCCGCCGCAGGAGATGCTGGGGCCCCAGTTCTTGATTTTGAGCACGCAGGGCGGCATCCGTGCCGACGATGGACGCCCGATCGCCTTGGGCTATCACACGGGTCACTGGGAAGTCGGTCTTTTGGCGCAGGCTGCCGCGCGCGTGCTCAAGGCGGCAGGGGGCGTGCCGTTCGCCGCATATTGCTCCGACCCTTGCGACGGCCGCACGCAAGGCACCACCGGCATGTTCGACAGCCTCCCCTATCGCAACGACGCCGCCACGCTCTTCCGGCGGCTGATCCGCTCGCTGCCCACGCGCCGCGGAGTGCTGGGCGTGGCCACCTGCGACAAAGGTCTGCCGGCCATGATGATGGCCCTGGCCGGCTCGAAAAACCTCCCGTGCGTGCTGGTGCCGGGCGGCGTGACGTTGCCACCCACCGAAGGCGAAGACGCCGGCAAAATCCAGTCGCTCGGCGCCCGTTTTTCGCGTGGCGAAGTCACGCTGGAAGAAGCCGCCGATTTAAGCTGCCGGGCGTGCGCCTCGCCCGGCGGCGGATGCCAATTTCTTGGCACGGCCGCCACCTCGCAGGTCGTTGGCGAGGCGCTCGGCCTGGCCTTGCCGCACAGCGCCCTGGGGCCTTCCGGGCAGCCGATCTGGCTCGACATGGCGCGCCGCAGCGCGAAAGCACTCTGGCGATTGACGGAGCGCGGCGTCCGCTCGGCCGATATCCTCACGGACCACGCGATTCACAACGCCATGGTCGTGCATGCGGCCTTCGGCGGCTCGACCAACCTGCTGTTGCACGTGCCGGCGATCGCCTTCAGCGCTGGCCTGCGGCGGCCGACGGTCGACGACTGGACGCAGGTCAATCGTCGCGTGCCGCGGCTGGTCGACGTCTTGCCCAACGGACCGGTCGGCCATCCCACAGTGCGCGTCTTTCTGGCCGGCGGCGTGCCCGAAGTCATGCTGCACCTGCGCGATCTCGACTTGCTGGCTCTCGATGCTCTGACGGTTTCCGGGCAGACGTTGGGCGAGGTGCTCGATTGGTGGCAGCGGTCCGACCGCCGAAAGCAATTGCGAGAGCGGTTGCTGAAACAAGACGGCGTCGAGCCGGACGACGTGATCATGTCGCCTGAGCGGGCCCGCGAGCGGGGCCTGACCAGCACGGTCTGTTTTCCGCGCGGCAATCTGGCCCCCGAAGGCTCGGTCATCAAGAGCACGGCCATCGACCCGCGCGTCGTGGACGCCGACGGCGTCTATCGCAAGCTGGGTCCGGCCCGCGTGTTTGTGCGCGAGAAAGACGCCATCGCGGCCATCAAGGGGCGGACCGACCGCCCCATCCGTTCGGGCGACGTCATTGTCTTGTGCTGTCGCGGTCCGATGGGCACCGGCATGGAGGAGATTTACCAGATCACTTCCGCCTTGAAGCACCTGTCGTTCGGGCGAGAGGTCGCGGTGGTGACAGATGCGCGGTTTTCGGGCGTCAGCACGGGCGCGTGCATCGGCCACGTCGGGCCCGAAGCGCTGGCCGGCGGACCGATCGGCAAGGTGCGCGACGGCGACCTGATTCGCATCGAGGTCGACCGCCGCGAGTTGATTGGCAGCGTCGACCTGGTGGGCGAGGCTGGGCAGTCGCTCGACGCCGACGCCGGCTCGCGGATTCTGGCCTCGCGGCCGCCGCGCGACGATCTGGCGGCCGACCCCGACTTGCCCGACGACACGCGGCTCTGGGCGGCCTTGCAGGCGGCCAGCGGCGGCACCTGGGGCGGCTGCGTGTTCGACGTGGAGCGGATCGTCGATTTGCTGGACAGATCGTCCCGGCCTTGA
- a CDS encoding DUF4276 family protein, with protein MAKVVVVIASGETERRSLPHLVAHLQEEDISVVEVRIPPGGKALNVEMAEKLLKASWFESVAAPPDKFVVLVDTDGRSQDEVLRPFREQLPGRLGAKINAQIQLACAQWHLESWYFADSLGLREYLARDLGSVDTSKPDKIKNPKLHLKNLLAERAYTAVISEEIAKKLNAQTIGQRSPSFQGFLEAVRNGQPTPHSQTMQ; from the coding sequence ATGGCCAAGGTTGTCGTCGTCATTGCTTCGGGCGAGACCGAGCGCCGCTCGCTTCCTCACCTCGTTGCCCATTTGCAGGAAGAAGACATTTCCGTCGTCGAGGTACGTATCCCGCCTGGAGGCAAGGCCCTGAATGTGGAAATGGCTGAAAAGCTTCTGAAGGCCTCCTGGTTTGAAAGCGTAGCTGCCCCTCCGGACAAATTTGTGGTGCTGGTGGACACTGACGGCAGATCCCAGGACGAGGTGCTTCGGCCATTTCGTGAGCAGTTGCCAGGCCGCCTCGGGGCGAAGATCAACGCGCAGATCCAATTGGCGTGCGCCCAGTGGCATCTGGAGTCCTGGTATTTCGCTGATAGCTTGGGGCTTCGAGAATACCTTGCAAGAGACTTAGGTAGTGTCGATACCTCAAAGCCCGACAAGATAAAGAACCCAAAACTCCATCTGAAGAATCTGTTGGCGGAGCGCGCATATACCGCTGTGATCTCAGAGGAGATTGCGAAGAAGCTGAATGCGCAAACTATCGGCCAGCGAAGTCCGAGCTTCCAAGGGTTTCTTGAAGCTGTTAGAAACGGACAGCCTACGCCACACAGTCAGACGATGCAATGA
- a CDS encoding AAA family ATPase, which yields MKLLSLKAFCYRSLRDETIPLTDLNLFIGTNASGKSTILDALRFLHEGLQERDFKPPVFSRGGILHLAWKGEEARQIELLARLENDGKTFEWSVRLTKEGYDFSIQEDVSEFRPAAPPSHLLSADKGRGWWWSGAKGDRVSLAQPPTTCALAAAAVDESFPARDVAEFVSRWGFFDPSPFLLRRGWTGLDSSKFDPYGRNLAERLFALQESSPAAFMQIASATQSVLGLPSQIDLRESRESEDRVYFVQHEPGLKFPVHQVGASSGTLRMLALMTALFGETGSNLIGIEEPENHVHPTALKAFAEYLLKARNRVQILVTTHSPLLLDFLNEPGAVCVVRHRDDCGTRVSRESNVEAVRQALEASGFGLGEFYETKGFGG from the coding sequence ATGAAGCTGTTGAGCTTAAAAGCATTTTGCTACCGCAGCCTTCGCGACGAAACCATTCCCCTGACTGATCTGAATCTGTTCATCGGGACCAACGCTTCAGGAAAGAGCACGATACTTGATGCTCTTCGCTTTTTGCACGAGGGGTTGCAAGAGCGGGACTTTAAGCCGCCGGTTTTCTCGCGCGGCGGAATTCTGCATCTCGCGTGGAAAGGTGAGGAGGCACGGCAGATTGAATTGTTGGCACGCTTGGAAAACGATGGAAAGACATTTGAATGGTCGGTCCGGCTTACGAAGGAGGGCTACGATTTCTCGATTCAAGAGGACGTTTCTGAGTTCCGTCCGGCCGCTCCACCATCTCATCTACTTTCGGCGGATAAAGGCCGGGGCTGGTGGTGGTCCGGGGCAAAAGGCGATCGCGTTTCGTTGGCACAGCCGCCGACGACCTGTGCCCTGGCTGCCGCAGCGGTCGATGAATCATTCCCAGCACGTGACGTTGCGGAGTTTGTGAGTCGCTGGGGCTTCTTCGATCCGAGCCCCTTCCTGCTTCGGCGTGGCTGGACTGGCTTGGACTCGTCCAAGTTTGATCCGTACGGACGAAACCTCGCCGAGCGCCTCTTTGCGTTGCAGGAATCGTCTCCGGCGGCGTTCATGCAGATCGCATCTGCCACCCAATCCGTGTTGGGGCTTCCGTCGCAGATCGACCTGCGGGAATCCCGAGAGTCCGAAGACCGAGTCTACTTCGTCCAGCACGAACCGGGGCTGAAGTTCCCCGTACACCAAGTCGGTGCCTCGAGCGGCACCTTACGCATGTTGGCTCTTATGACCGCACTTTTTGGAGAAACTGGCAGTAACTTGATCGGGATCGAGGAGCCTGAGAACCACGTGCATCCGACAGCCTTGAAGGCTTTCGCCGAGTATTTGCTGAAGGCGCGGAATCGGGTCCAGATCCTTGTTACGACACACTCCCCGCTCCTACTCGATTTCTTGAATGAACCGGGGGCCGTATGTGTTGTGCGGCACCGGGATGATTGCGGTACGCGCGTGAGTCGCGAGAGCAATGTGGAGGCGGTTCGTCAGGCCCTGGAGGCTTCAGGCTTTGGCCTCGGCGAGTTCTACGAGACCAAAGGCTTCGGAGGTTAG
- a CDS encoding aminotransferase class V-fold PLP-dependent enzyme, producing the protein MPRLPIYMDNHATTRVDPRVVEAMLPYFTERYGNAGSVSHVFGWEARDAVDVARQTIAAAIGAQPREIVFTSGATESNNLALRGIAERTRRKGNHIVSVATEHRAVLDPLEKLARHGFEVTLLPVAAAAEASAGLVDLARVAEAIRDDTLLVSVMLANNEIGAIHPLAEIGAICRARGVPLHSDATQAVGKIPLAVDALNVDLMSFSGHKIYGPKGVGALYVRRRSPPLRLESQIDGGGQEGRLRSGTLNVPGIVGMARALELCLAELPGEMPRLAELRDRLFAQLVGRVEGVSLNGPSLERRDWRLPGNLNVSFAYVDGEALMMSMKDVAVSSGSACTSAEPEPSHVLRALGLSDDLTRASLRFGLGRLNTVEEVEFTVEAVAEAVQRLRKLSSMA; encoded by the coding sequence ATGCCCCGCCTTCCTATCTACATGGACAACCACGCCACGACCCGCGTCGACCCGCGGGTGGTGGAGGCGATGCTGCCCTACTTCACCGAGCGGTACGGCAACGCCGGCAGTGTGAGCCACGTGTTCGGCTGGGAAGCCCGCGACGCGGTCGACGTTGCCAGGCAGACGATCGCGGCAGCCATCGGGGCGCAGCCTCGCGAAATCGTATTTACCAGCGGGGCCACGGAGAGCAACAACCTGGCGTTGCGGGGAATCGCCGAACGGACGCGGCGAAAGGGCAACCATATCGTCAGCGTGGCGACGGAGCACCGTGCCGTGCTTGACCCGCTGGAAAAACTCGCCCGGCACGGCTTTGAGGTCACGCTGCTGCCGGTGGCCGCGGCCGCTGAAGCCAGTGCCGGGCTGGTCGACTTGGCGCGGGTGGCGGAGGCGATTCGCGACGATACCTTGCTGGTGAGCGTGATGCTGGCCAACAACGAGATCGGGGCCATCCATCCTCTGGCCGAGATCGGGGCGATATGCCGCGCGCGCGGCGTGCCGTTGCACAGCGATGCCACCCAAGCGGTCGGCAAGATTCCCCTTGCGGTCGATGCGCTCAACGTCGACCTGATGAGTTTCAGCGGCCACAAGATTTATGGCCCCAAAGGCGTGGGCGCGCTGTATGTCCGGCGGCGATCTCCGCCGTTGCGGCTCGAATCGCAGATCGACGGCGGCGGTCAGGAGGGGCGGCTGCGCAGCGGCACGCTCAACGTGCCCGGCATCGTCGGCATGGCGCGTGCCTTGGAGCTGTGCCTGGCAGAGCTGCCCGGCGAGATGCCGCGGCTGGCCGAGCTTCGCGATCGGCTGTTCGCCCAACTTGTCGGTCGCGTGGAAGGCGTCTCGTTGAATGGTCCGAGCTTGGAGCGTCGCGATTGGCGGCTGCCGGGCAACCTCAACGTCAGCTTCGCTTATGTCGACGGCGAGGCGTTGATGATGAGCATGAAGGACGTGGCGGTCAGTTCCGGAAGTGCCTGTACTTCGGCCGAGCCGGAGCCGAGCCACGTGTTGCGGGCGCTGGGGCTGAGCGACGATCTGACGCGCGCCAGCCTGCGGTTCGGCCTGGGCCGCCTCAACACCGTCGAGGAAGTCGAGTTCACGGTCGAGGCGGTTGCCGAGGCGGTCCAGCGGTTGAGAAAGTTGAGCAGCATGGCGTAG